From Phycisphaeraceae bacterium, a single genomic window includes:
- a CDS encoding DUF4838 domain-containing protein: protein MTISHSLRDRLAVLFSILIPMLALAIGCQQGASMESAAVAAESPSAKPAPAGPAVTIIRDGQSLAVIVMPDRVGAPDDPHLKSQELIEPGREKEVQRIRLRESLEDLAQTLEKMSGAKVEVVAESARPAGDTRLAILAGESAEKEFGKSGESAPYKQGFRLVVSPKGIGFIGESDLATSYAVYELLDRLGCRWYMPGDLGEVIPTAKTVKIASTDFSSAPFTIYRSIWYADEPYRRRNRMGGLLLNAGHALENSWITKEDRKAHPEWQGTVNGKPRGHRLKWSSQSLADAIADKILAAYAQNPQPSYSLSPDDGMGFDNSPEDRALDAGDMDPGFGEISITDRLMVLANRIAERVSKQQPDLLLGILAYVNYTRPPVRESVNPMIVPQIAPITYARAHPMDDPNVPGNKELRYLVEGWAKKARMTSYYFYGWFLAEPVAPNPMLTKWGHDVPYVLEKGNCRFWQPETTSNFETSMHALYMANRLAFDAKLKPADIYREINEKLYGHAALEMAAYWQFIDDAWTNVPEYSGCGFGYLRRWTRETMAGARQRMNAAIAAAKTDMEKRRVALADDSLKLFESFMQMRYDQAEGRFANLATQAEEWTRQAVALGQKYQENYAFTKVSWTPHTMGGAYFKSFYELTYIDASRIARDFKILTTPPLRQWKYLADPEKQGEAAGYAGKNFDDKAWKTTDVAVETWSTLGYHDYFKSMWYRASVSVKPVAGKKTYLWLGATDGAAKVFVNGKHVPYVSPASDKKPEATLDEADGYCNPFSFDITSALDAGGQNTIAIFCTRKFFNELGTGGLIAPVVVYQEK from the coding sequence ATGACTATCTCTCACAGCTTGCGCGATCGTCTGGCCGTTTTGTTCTCCATTCTGATTCCGATGCTTGCCCTTGCCATCGGATGTCAGCAGGGTGCTTCAATGGAATCAGCCGCGGTAGCCGCGGAATCACCATCAGCGAAACCTGCCCCTGCAGGGCCAGCGGTCACGATCATTCGTGACGGGCAGTCACTGGCTGTGATTGTCATGCCTGATCGAGTCGGTGCGCCCGATGATCCCCACCTTAAATCACAAGAACTGATTGAGCCCGGACGAGAGAAAGAGGTTCAGCGGATTCGTCTCCGTGAATCGCTTGAGGATCTGGCGCAGACATTGGAGAAGATGTCGGGTGCGAAGGTGGAGGTTGTCGCCGAGTCCGCGCGTCCAGCGGGTGACACACGCCTTGCGATCCTCGCCGGCGAATCAGCGGAGAAAGAATTTGGAAAATCCGGTGAGTCCGCGCCCTACAAGCAGGGTTTCCGACTGGTCGTTTCCCCCAAAGGCATCGGATTCATTGGTGAGTCTGATCTGGCGACGAGTTATGCTGTGTACGAGTTACTCGACCGTCTGGGTTGTCGGTGGTACATGCCCGGCGATCTGGGAGAAGTGATTCCGACCGCCAAAACGGTGAAGATCGCCAGTACCGACTTCAGTTCCGCGCCATTCACCATTTACCGCAGCATCTGGTATGCGGATGAACCCTATCGCCGCCGCAACCGCATGGGTGGCCTTTTACTCAACGCCGGCCACGCACTGGAAAACTCCTGGATCACCAAAGAAGACCGTAAAGCTCATCCCGAATGGCAGGGCACGGTGAATGGCAAACCTCGCGGTCACCGGCTCAAGTGGAGCAGTCAATCGCTGGCGGATGCAATCGCTGACAAGATTCTCGCAGCCTACGCACAAAATCCCCAGCCGTCCTACTCGCTTTCACCCGACGATGGCATGGGCTTTGACAACTCCCCTGAGGATCGCGCCCTCGATGCGGGAGATATGGATCCCGGTTTTGGTGAAATCTCAATCACCGATCGACTCATGGTGCTGGCCAACCGTATCGCAGAGCGGGTTTCCAAACAGCAGCCGGATCTGCTTCTGGGCATCCTCGCTTATGTGAACTACACGAGGCCGCCGGTGCGGGAGAGCGTGAATCCGATGATCGTGCCCCAGATCGCGCCCATCACTTACGCTCGCGCTCACCCGATGGATGACCCGAATGTTCCGGGTAATAAGGAGCTGCGTTATCTCGTCGAGGGCTGGGCTAAAAAAGCTCGGATGACCAGCTATTACTTTTACGGCTGGTTCCTCGCCGAGCCGGTGGCTCCGAATCCGATGCTTACCAAATGGGGACACGACGTTCCCTACGTGTTGGAGAAGGGCAATTGCCGGTTCTGGCAGCCGGAGACGACGTCGAACTTCGAGACGTCGATGCACGCTTTGTACATGGCTAATCGTCTCGCCTTTGATGCGAAGCTGAAACCCGCTGACATATACCGCGAAATCAATGAGAAGCTCTACGGCCACGCCGCGCTGGAAATGGCTGCCTATTGGCAGTTCATCGATGACGCCTGGACGAACGTACCCGAGTATTCGGGATGCGGCTTTGGCTACCTGCGCCGCTGGACCAGAGAGACGATGGCCGGCGCAAGGCAGCGGATGAATGCTGCGATCGCAGCCGCGAAGACCGACATGGAAAAGCGGCGCGTCGCGCTGGCGGATGATTCACTCAAGCTTTTCGAGTCCTTCATGCAGATGCGCTACGATCAGGCGGAAGGGCGTTTCGCCAACCTTGCGACGCAGGCGGAAGAATGGACCAGGCAGGCAGTCGCGCTGGGTCAGAAATACCAGGAAAACTACGCTTTTACGAAGGTGTCCTGGACTCCTCACACCATGGGAGGAGCTTATTTCAAGAGCTTTTACGAGTTGACCTACATCGATGCGTCACGGATTGCCCGTGACTTCAAGATCCTCACCACGCCGCCGCTCCGCCAGTGGAAATACCTGGCCGATCCCGAAAAGCAGGGCGAAGCCGCAGGCTACGCGGGGAAAAACTTTGACGATAAAGCGTGGAAGACGACCGACGTGGCGGTGGAAACATGGTCCACGCTGGGCTACCACGACTACTTCAAGTCGATGTGGTACCGCGCATCGGTCTCGGTGAAACCCGTCGCGGGCAAGAAGACGTACCTGTGGCTCGGTGCCACCGATGGTGCCGCCAAGGTTTTCGTCAACGGCAAGCATGTGCCGTACGTTTCTCCCGCCAGCGACAAAAAGCCCGAAGCGACGCTGGACGAAGCCGACGGCTATTGCAATCCCTTTTCCTTTGACATCACTTCCGCGCTTGACGCGGGCGGCCAGAATACCATCGCAATTTTCTGTACCCGCAAGTTTTTCAACGAACTGGGTACGGGAGGACTGATCGCGCCGGTTGTCGTGTATCAGGAGAAATAA